The Theropithecus gelada isolate Dixy chromosome X, Tgel_1.0, whole genome shotgun sequence genome includes a window with the following:
- the SMS gene encoding spermine synthase isoform X1 has protein sequence MAAARHSTLDFMLGAKADGETILKGLQSIFQEQGMAESVHTWQDHGYLATYTNKNGSFANLRIYPHGLVLLDLQSYDGDAQGKEEIDSILNKVEERMKELSQDSTGRVKRLPPIVRGGAIDRYWPTADGRLVEYDIDEVVYDEDSPYQNIKILHSKQFGNILILSGDVNLAESDLAYTQAIMGSGKEDYTGKDVLILGGGDGGILYEIVKLKPKMVTMVEIDQMVIDGCKKYMRKTCGDVLDNLKGDCYQVLIEDCIPVLKRYAKEGREFDYVINDLTAVPISTSPEEDSTWEFLRLILDLSMKVLKQDGKYFTQGNCVNLTEALSLYEEQLGHLYCPVEFSKEIVCVPSYLELWVFYTVWKKAKP, from the exons CTGATGGTGAGACCATTCTAAAAGGCCTCCAGTCCATTTTCCAGGAGCAAGGAATGGCGGAGTCGGTGCACACCTGGCAGGACCATGGCTATTTAGCAACCTACACAAACAAGAACGGCAG CTTTGCCAATTTGAGAATTTACCCACATGGATTGGTGTTGCTGGACCTTCAGAGTTATGATGGTGATGCGCAAGGCAAAGAAGAGATCGACAGT aTTTTGaacaaagtagaagaaagaatgaaagaattgaGTCAGGACAGTACTGGGCGGGTGAAACG atTACCACCCATAGTGCGAGGAGGAGCCATTGACAGATATTGGCCAACTGCTGATGGGCGCCTGGTTGAATATGACATAGATGAAGTGGTATATGACGAAGATTCAccttatcaaaatataaaaattctacactcgaagcagtttggaaatattctCATCCTTAGTGGGGATGTTA ATTTGGCAGAGAGTGATTTGGCGTATACCCAGGCCATCATGGGCAGTGGCAAAGAAGATTACACTGGCAAAGATGTACTcattctgggaggtggagatggaggcATATTGTATGAAATAGTCAAACTAAAACCAAAGATGGTCACTATGGTAGAG ATTGACCAAATGGTGATCGATGGGTGTAAGAAATACATGCGAAAAACGTGTGGCGATGTCTTAGACAATCTTAAAGGAGACTGCTATCAG GTTCTAATAGAAGACTGTATTCCGGTACTGAAGAGGTACGCCAAAGAAGGGAGAGAATTTGATTATGTGATTAATGATTTGACTGCTGTTCCAATCTCCACGTCTCCAGAagaag ATTCCACATGGGAGTTTCTCAGACTGATTCTTGACCTCTCAATGAAAGTGTTGAAACAGGATGGGAAATATTTTACACAG GGGAACTGTGTCAATCTGACAGAAGCGCTGTCGCTCTATGAAGAACAGCTGGGGCACCTGTATTGTcctgtggaattttcaaaggAGATCGTCTGTGTCCCTTCATATTTGGAATT GTGGGTATTTTACACTGTTTGGAAGAAAGCTAAACCTTGA
- the SMS gene encoding spermine synthase isoform X2 produces MAAARHSTLDFMLGAKADGETILKGLQSIFQEQGMAESVHTWQDHGYLATYTNKNGRLPPIVRGGAIDRYWPTADGRLVEYDIDEVVYDEDSPYQNIKILHSKQFGNILILSGDVNLAESDLAYTQAIMGSGKEDYTGKDVLILGGGDGGILYEIVKLKPKMVTMVEIDQMVIDGCKKYMRKTCGDVLDNLKGDCYQVLIEDCIPVLKRYAKEGREFDYVINDLTAVPISTSPEEDSTWEFLRLILDLSMKVLKQDGKYFTQGNCVNLTEALSLYEEQLGHLYCPVEFSKEIVCVPSYLELWVFYTVWKKAKP; encoded by the exons CTGATGGTGAGACCATTCTAAAAGGCCTCCAGTCCATTTTCCAGGAGCAAGGAATGGCGGAGTCGGTGCACACCTGGCAGGACCATGGCTATTTAGCAACCTACACAAACAAGAACGGCAG atTACCACCCATAGTGCGAGGAGGAGCCATTGACAGATATTGGCCAACTGCTGATGGGCGCCTGGTTGAATATGACATAGATGAAGTGGTATATGACGAAGATTCAccttatcaaaatataaaaattctacactcgaagcagtttggaaatattctCATCCTTAGTGGGGATGTTA ATTTGGCAGAGAGTGATTTGGCGTATACCCAGGCCATCATGGGCAGTGGCAAAGAAGATTACACTGGCAAAGATGTACTcattctgggaggtggagatggaggcATATTGTATGAAATAGTCAAACTAAAACCAAAGATGGTCACTATGGTAGAG ATTGACCAAATGGTGATCGATGGGTGTAAGAAATACATGCGAAAAACGTGTGGCGATGTCTTAGACAATCTTAAAGGAGACTGCTATCAG GTTCTAATAGAAGACTGTATTCCGGTACTGAAGAGGTACGCCAAAGAAGGGAGAGAATTTGATTATGTGATTAATGATTTGACTGCTGTTCCAATCTCCACGTCTCCAGAagaag ATTCCACATGGGAGTTTCTCAGACTGATTCTTGACCTCTCAATGAAAGTGTTGAAACAGGATGGGAAATATTTTACACAG GGGAACTGTGTCAATCTGACAGAAGCGCTGTCGCTCTATGAAGAACAGCTGGGGCACCTGTATTGTcctgtggaattttcaaaggAGATCGTCTGTGTCCCTTCATATTTGGAATT GTGGGTATTTTACACTGTTTGGAAGAAAGCTAAACCTTGA